A single region of the Dehalococcoides mccartyi genome encodes:
- a CDS encoding NADH-quinone oxidoreductase subunit B family protein, protein MKNVLNNIFKPKVCRQMPKGDSDFDKLGIALKTEIHAIFGRSLAIRALDSGSDNSAEIELNNLSNPYYDIERFGISFVASPRHADILIVTGAVSQNMAVAVRKTFDAMPSPKLVIALGDDACGNGIVCGGYGVLGGVDKILPVDLKIPGNPPEPIQIITALLGLMRSLGKK, encoded by the coding sequence GTGAAAAACGTTTTAAACAATATTTTTAAACCCAAAGTATGCCGGCAGATGCCAAAGGGTGATTCGGACTTTGATAAACTGGGCATTGCCCTGAAAACCGAGATACATGCTATCTTCGGGCGGAGTCTGGCTATCAGGGCGCTGGACAGCGGCAGTGACAACTCTGCCGAAATAGAACTGAATAACCTTTCCAACCCCTATTATGACATTGAGCGTTTCGGCATCAGCTTCGTTGCTTCGCCCCGCCACGCAGATATATTGATAGTTACCGGTGCGGTCAGCCAGAATATGGCTGTTGCCGTCAGGAAAACTTTTGATGCCATGCCCTCCCCCAAGCTGGTAATAGCCTTGGGAGATGATGCCTGCGGCAACGGCATTGTCTGCGGCGGTTACGGGGTACTGGGCGGGGTTGATAAAATATTGCCGGTAGACCTGAAGATACCGGGCAACCCGCCTGAGCCAATCCAGATAATCACTGCCCTGCTGGGGCTTATGCGGTCTCTGGGTAAGAAATAA
- a CDS encoding NADH-quinone oxidoreductase subunit C, with product MKIPDLYTYLSEFLSPAINPLKLEKGANKDYYLGLDWTEAATLYPKLAEDGFGLIGLFGLEGFRGYEGLSLLYVFEKRNYSGTLVIIRRTDSPVASVAAIFPSACYFEREIRDSYGCEFENAFDRRRLWLHETYPANFHPLVKSFKNQPLCLPAGVEDEAMYPFKKVSGEGVYEVGVGPVHAGIIEPGHFRFSAIGEPILNLEVRLFYTHRGLEKLAMGKDIDFGLKIAESVSGDESAANAYAYSAAVEHISSIRPPRRAEQLRLILLEMERLYSHLSDLSGMLTDVAYPVGAAALMALREELMRWNKRLSGSRFLKGIITPGGLLRDIPTGIVNELADYLRVFEGRFNQQVEKALAKTSVVDRFETTGIINNRLLVPLNITGVAARASGADIDTRLNQPYGLYSELAFEPPVLPEGDVMARFKVRVFEVQTSLGLIRQTASRLSAGEYIVQLKPQNGYSLVLVESPRGQSLHWLWLRDGKIERYKVRTASYCNWQAIEHAVLGDIIPDFPLINKSLNLSYAGTDL from the coding sequence ATGAAAATACCTGATTTATATACTTATCTGTCCGAATTTCTAAGCCCTGCTATCAATCCTCTCAAGCTGGAAAAAGGGGCAAACAAAGACTATTATTTGGGGCTTGACTGGACTGAAGCCGCTACCCTCTATCCGAAGCTGGCCGAAGACGGCTTCGGGCTTATCGGCTTATTCGGCCTGGAGGGGTTCAGAGGTTACGAAGGACTCAGCCTTTTATACGTATTTGAAAAAAGGAATTACTCCGGGACGCTGGTAATTATCCGCCGTACAGACAGTCCGGTTGCCTCTGTTGCCGCCATTTTCCCTTCCGCCTGCTACTTTGAGAGGGAAATACGGGATAGCTACGGCTGTGAATTTGAAAATGCCTTTGACCGCCGCCGGCTTTGGCTGCATGAAACCTACCCTGCCAATTTCCATCCGCTGGTAAAAAGTTTTAAAAATCAGCCGCTTTGTCTGCCTGCCGGGGTGGAGGATGAAGCCATGTATCCGTTTAAAAAAGTAAGCGGCGAAGGTGTGTATGAAGTCGGAGTAGGGCCGGTGCACGCCGGTATTATTGAACCGGGGCATTTCCGTTTCAGTGCCATAGGTGAGCCCATTTTAAATCTGGAAGTCAGGCTGTTTTATACTCACCGCGGGCTTGAAAAACTGGCCATGGGCAAGGATATAGATTTCGGGCTTAAAATAGCCGAATCTGTAAGCGGTGATGAATCCGCCGCCAATGCTTATGCCTACTCTGCGGCGGTTGAACACATCTCTTCTATCCGTCCGCCCAGGCGGGCTGAACAGCTTAGGTTAATATTGCTGGAAATGGAAAGGCTCTATTCTCACCTTTCAGACCTTAGCGGTATGCTCACAGACGTAGCTTATCCGGTGGGGGCGGCTGCTCTTATGGCACTGCGTGAAGAACTGATGCGCTGGAACAAACGCCTTAGCGGTTCCCGCTTTTTAAAGGGCATAATTACCCCCGGCGGCTTGCTTCGGGATATACCTACCGGGATTGTAAATGAACTGGCAGATTACCTGCGTGTCTTTGAGGGCAGGTTTAACCAGCAGGTTGAAAAGGCACTGGCCAAGACCTCGGTGGTTGACCGTTTTGAAACTACCGGCATTATAAATAACCGCCTGCTTGTACCCCTTAATATTACCGGGGTGGCAGCCAGGGCTTCGGGGGCGGATATAGATACCCGTTTAAACCAGCCTTACGGCTTGTACTCTGAGCTTGCGTTTGAGCCGCCTGTTTTGCCCGAAGGTGATGTAATGGCAAGGTTTAAGGTAAGGGTTTTCGAGGTGCAGACCTCGCTGGGGCTTATACGCCAGACCGCTTCCAGGCTTTCAGCCGGTGAATATATAGTCCAGCTTAAGCCGCAAAACGGTTACAGCCTGGTATTGGTTGAGTCTCCCCGCGGGCAGTCCCTCCACTGGCTGTGGCTAAGGGACGGGAAAATTGAACGTTATAAAGTGCGTACCGCCTCTTACTGCAACTGGCAGGCCATAGAGCATGCGGTGCTGGGGGATATTATTCCGGACTTTCCCCTGATAAATAAAAGCCTGAACCTATCTTATGCCGGGACAGACCTGTGA
- a CDS encoding proton-conducting transporter membrane subunit, with amino-acid sequence MENLILLAYILPSVLLGGILLGLRLRRSGLSPKMLAGFSLGHGLWHLGLSLWVLLALPLPHYFMESRYLFIDRLGIFQILIASVVFILAALYSRGYVSHLISNKELDTENLPVFYLGFNLILAVITFAFFANNLALCWLFLELSTLLSALLIATLNARDNLVAALKYIFIASTAMIFAFIGLIILFSLTRQVSGTGTLNWDELAGLAPLLSPSVLGLSALLILTGLLAKSGLVPLHNWLPAAYAKAPSVVTALMSATVLNIGIVGILRLSALLCQSQIGETFSNVLIGLGILSIGVAAFSMLSRRNLKKLIGFSSIEHMGIMLLAIGIGTPLAVFWMLFHTLAHSLVKSGLFFSAGIIRRQYGSDRFDRIFDIFRLQPVAAWGVIMGSAAITGLPMFPVFLSELNVLIQLSGISVWLVLVVLFFLLLVASSFAIFLLKAFTRSEQTADRPVFRTPLTMKLPVYVIMAGVVFLGVFQPPVLADFLSQIVKGLGF; translated from the coding sequence ATGGAAAATCTGATACTGCTGGCTTATATTTTACCCTCGGTACTTCTGGGCGGAATTCTGTTGGGCTTGCGTTTACGCAGGAGCGGTTTGTCCCCGAAAATGCTGGCAGGATTCAGTTTGGGGCATGGCTTGTGGCATCTGGGGCTGAGCCTCTGGGTACTTTTAGCTTTACCCCTGCCCCATTATTTCATGGAAAGCCGTTACTTATTCATTGACCGGTTGGGTATATTTCAGATATTGATTGCTTCAGTGGTGTTTATACTGGCGGCACTTTATTCCCGCGGTTATGTCAGCCATCTTATTTCAAATAAAGAGCTGGATACGGAAAACCTGCCCGTTTTCTATCTGGGTTTTAACCTGATTCTTGCCGTAATTACCTTTGCCTTTTTTGCCAATAATCTGGCCTTATGCTGGCTGTTTTTAGAGCTGAGCACGCTTCTTTCCGCCCTGCTCATTGCCACCTTAAATGCTCGTGACAACCTGGTGGCCGCTTTGAAGTATATATTTATTGCCTCTACCGCCATGATATTTGCCTTCATCGGGCTTATTATTCTTTTCTCCCTTACCCGTCAGGTGAGCGGTACAGGCACTTTGAACTGGGACGAACTTGCTGGCTTAGCTCCCCTGCTTTCACCATCGGTGCTGGGTTTAAGTGCTTTGCTGATACTGACCGGGTTGTTGGCTAAGAGCGGGTTAGTCCCTTTGCATAACTGGCTGCCGGCGGCTTATGCCAAAGCCCCATCAGTGGTTACCGCCTTGATGTCTGCTACCGTGCTGAATATAGGCATAGTGGGTATTCTCCGCCTGAGTGCCCTCCTTTGCCAGAGCCAGATAGGCGAAACTTTTTCAAATGTGCTGATAGGTTTAGGTATACTCAGCATAGGGGTAGCTGCCTTTAGTATGCTTTCCCGCCGCAACTTGAAGAAACTAATTGGTTTTTCCAGCATAGAGCATATGGGTATCATGCTGCTGGCTATAGGCATAGGTACACCTCTGGCAGTATTTTGGATGCTTTTTCATACTTTGGCACATTCGCTGGTCAAGAGCGGGCTGTTTTTTTCGGCCGGGATTATCCGCCGCCAATACGGCAGTGACCGTTTTGACCGTATATTTGATATATTCCGCCTCCAGCCGGTGGCTGCCTGGGGTGTTATTATGGGCAGTGCCGCTATCACCGGCTTGCCTATGTTCCCGGTCTTTTTGTCTGAACTGAATGTCCTTATCCAGCTAAGCGGTATTTCGGTCTGGCTGGTGCTCGTGGTACTCTTTTTCCTGTTGCTGGTGGCTTCCTCATTTGCCATCTTTTTGCTTAAAGCCTTTACCCGCAGTGAACAAACTGCCGACCGCCCTGTTTTCCGAACTCCCCTGACTATGAAACTGCCGGTTTATGTTATTATGGCCGGAGTAGTGTTTTTAGGTGTTTTCCAGCCTCCCGTACTGGCTGATTTTCTAAGCCAGATAGTCAAAGGTTTAGGTTTTTAA
- a CDS encoding hydrogenase-4 component E-like protein, whose translation MLENIPLNDILKILLVLVLVTSSLVLWQRSLVSLFKTYALQSLLVALVALAFFIHDGHLTLLFIVLLTLFGKVFLIPRILNRILYQMNIRRDLEFRFLYPVSSLIVSILLIFGVYQVFSNLLGEVMPERLFTLGAVIGVSMALMGMMVIFSRKKMLTKIVGYLSMENGAILFGLFVAELPFILEILVLIDLVILVLLLTVLAFGIDSTIEDFHPRFTPLGEWFKKK comes from the coding sequence ATGTTAGAAAATATACCTTTAAACGACATACTGAAAATACTGCTGGTGCTGGTGCTGGTTACGTCCTCACTGGTTTTATGGCAGCGCAGTCTTGTTAGCTTGTTCAAAACCTATGCCTTGCAGTCACTGCTGGTGGCATTGGTAGCTCTGGCATTTTTTATACATGACGGCCACCTGACCCTGCTTTTTATTGTCCTGCTCACTCTATTCGGCAAGGTCTTTCTGATACCCCGCATATTAAACCGGATACTTTACCAGATGAATATCAGGCGTGATCTGGAGTTCCGCTTCCTTTACCCTGTCAGTTCGCTGATAGTTAGCATTCTGCTTATCTTCGGCGTCTATCAGGTGTTTTCAAATCTTCTGGGCGAAGTAATGCCTGAGCGGCTGTTTACTCTGGGGGCGGTTATAGGGGTGTCCATGGCACTAATGGGCATGATGGTCATCTTCAGCCGCAAGAAAATGCTGACCAAGATAGTGGGCTATCTGAGTATGGAAAACGGGGCAATACTGTTTGGTTTATTCGTAGCGGAACTCCCCTTTATACTGGAAATACTGGTCCTGATAGATTTGGTGATACTGGTACTGCTTCTTACGGTGCTGGCTTTCGGCATAGATTCAACTATAGAGGATTTTCACCCCCGCTTTACGCCGCTGGGTGAATGGTTCAAGAAAAAGTAA